Genomic segment of Syntrophus gentianae:
CCAATACGTGCCGTCGGTCACAAGTGTCTGGCTTCCGTTTGCAAAGGCGAATCCGCTATCGCTGAGTGTGAAATCCCCGATAAAACTTCCGGGACCGCCCCAATTGATTCCATATACGTGCAGATAAAGAGTATTCCCCGCCGTCAGGTTAACGGTTCCCGAATAGGTTGCCCCCCAATTATTGCCATACGCTATCTGATCTCCATTAACTGCAGGGCTGGTGCTTATGTACATATAAAACTCATTATCCGCCGTAGCATGGTAGGTAAGGGTTGTTGCCATGCCGTTGTGGGTAAAACCAAAAAAGAACATTCCTGCTGTCAGGATGAAAAACATAATGATCTTTTTCATAGGCATCCTCCTTCATTCATTTAAATTTTCACTTTATTTATATTAATTTAATTCTTTTATTGTTTCAATACAGAGATACCCTGAAATTTATCTAAGTGTTATGCCTAAGAGAAATCGAATCCATGACGTGCTCATAAGGATGAGTAAGCGCACTTGCAGGAGGCTGCTCCCTTTACATAAATCCACCCAAAAAGGTGCGAGTTCTGTCGGGAAAAACGAAGCGGTGAGGGAACGGGGCAGACCATCAAAAAAGATTGCTTTAGCCGTATGAACCGGAAGGATTCTAATTCCAATTTCCTCTCAAAGATGATAGCAAGGCTGGAAAACGAAAGCAATCATGGCCACCTGTAGCTGAGGCGATGACGCCGCCAATGGAAAAGGACCCTTTGTTGGGGGTTTTTTTTCGGAAGGCCGGTTCTGCCATTGGTCTAAGTCAGGAAGTTTCAGGAATATGAAAGTTCCGAAAAATCGAAGAGTCTATGTGATCGGTTATGGCGCGGCGACGCCGTTGGGGGCGACGTTTGTGAAGAGCTGGGAGCGGGCGGTCCGGGGCGAGGCCGGCTTCCGGAAAGTGACCCGCTGCGAGGTCCGGACCCTTTCCGACGTCGTGGGGGAAATTCCCGACTGGGATCCCCGCGCCCTGGATTTTGTCGATGAAAAGGAGCTTTATAACTGGAACGCCGCCTTTGTGATCCTGACGATGGCCGTCTGCCAGGAAGCCCTCCGCCATGCCGGACTGCCCATGGATTCAGGAACGGCGCCGCGGACAGCCTGTCTGGTCGGATCCGCCCTCAACGGCCTTGATGCCTTCCGGATAGCCGTAAACCGGCTGGAGCAGAAGGGGCCCCGCCATGTCAGTCCCTACCTGCTTCCCAATCTGTGCGCCAATGTTCCGGCGGGGAAGGCCGGCATCCTGTTGGGGTTTACAGGGCCCATTTTTTCCCCTCAGGGGGCCTGTGCCTCGGGAAATCACGCCATCGGCCTGGCCGCCCGGATGATCCGTGACGGGGACTGCGATTTTGCCCTGGCGGGAGGCGTGGAAATGCCCCTTCTTCCCGAAATCATCCTCGGGTTTGCCAACATGACGGCCACGGTCAAGGTGAGCAGCCGGGATCGGGCCTGGCAGAATCCCGCCCTGGCCTCCCGGCCTTTCAGCATCGACCGGAAAGGGTTTGTCCTGTCGGAAGGGGCCGGGGTGGTGGTTCTTGCCGCGGAGGAAAAACTGGCGACTTATGGCCTTCGTCCGCGGGCGGAAGTCCTGGGGGTGGGCTGGGCGTCCGATGCCTGGCATTTTACGGAACCCAACCCGGAAACGATTGTCCGGACGATCCGCGAGGCCATCGAGGATGCGGGCCTCGGGGTGGCGGACATCCAGTATGTCAATGCCCATGGCACTTCGACGCCCAAAGGGGACCGGGTCGAAGTGGAATGCCTGAAGGAGGTCTTTGGAACGCGGTTGAAAGACATTCCCATCTCCGCCAACAAGTCCCAGATCGGCCATACCCTCGGTGCGGCGGCCGCCATCGATGCCGCCCTGACGATTGAAGGGATGCAGAGGGGGATTCTTCTGCCGACGATCAATTACCTTCCCGATCCCGAGTTGGAAGCCTATGATTTTGTTCCTCACGAAGCGCGCCGCCAGCAGGTGGAGCTTGCCCTGTCCAATGCGTTCGGCTTCGGGGGGACAAACTGCTGCCTCATTTTTCGCGGAGTGAGCTGAAATGCGTCCTTCACCTTTTCATGGGGAACCTTTCCAGGGAAAGCATCCCGACGGCACGGCGATCTATGTCCGCGATGTCTCCACGGGGCTGGTCTGGCACCGTTGTTCCTATCGGACCCTCTATGCCGATACCGACCGTTCCCAGGTGGTTTACCACGCCAATTATCTCCGCTATTTTGAATTCGGCAGGGGGTCCCTGATGCGGGACGCAGCCTATCCGTACCGGGAAATCGAGGCGGGCGGCCATGTCTACCCCGTTATTGAAATGGGGGCTGTGTTTTATTCTCCCCTTTTCTACGATGACACCATGTGGATCCACACCCGGCCTGCCGCCCTGGAGCGGGTCAAACTTCAGTTTGATTACCTCATCACCCGCAGCGAAACGGAAGAGGTCATCTGTACGGGGTTCACCCGCCACTGCGCCCTGAACGGTTGCGGGATTCCCGTGAAGATTGATTCCAAAACCGTCCAGCTCTGGAATTCCTTTCCCAGATAGTGTCATGGTGTCTTTTCCCCTGGAAATTCCCCTCTTTCCTTCCATGCGGGACCATGCCTTTGATGGCAAGGTCATGTTTTCCGCCGCTGAGCTGCTCTCCCTGACCGCGGTGCAGGTTGCTTTAAATTTTCCCGCTCTGAAGAACATCGAGCAGGTCGAAGCCCTTTTCTCCCGCTTTCTGCTCCTGCCGCCGGAAGAACGCAAGGCCCTACCCGTTCTAATGGAGGTGGAGATGCAGACCGAGGGAGGAATTACGGCCAGATTGCTGTCCAGATTCCAGTCCCGGAGCGGGGCCATTTCCCGTCTGCGGGAACATTTCCGGGTGCGGTTTCAAAAAGGAAACCCGACGGATCTTTCACCTCCTGCCTTTGACCAGGCGTCGGAGTTGGCGGGCGAAATTCTCGACATTCCCGCGGAGAGAATTTACGAAGAGCTGATCCCCTTCGGGCCGTCCTACCGGAATATCCGGGGGCCTCTCCGGCTGAATTCTCAGGGGGCGGTGGCCCTGCTGGCAGTCGATAATCATTCCTTTCCCGATCCTTATCCCGATTGGTTTCCTGGAGTTCCGCTGATAGCCGATGCCGCCTTTCAGGCCGCCTGCATCTGGGGGCAGCGTTACGCGGGCCGAGTGGTTTTCCCCGTCGGCTTCCGCCGGCGTTGTTTCCGGAAGGATCTCCAGTCGGAGGGGTCTTATCTCTGCAGGGTGTATCCCGTGGATACGACGGGGGACATGCTGGTCTTCGATCTCTGGATCTACGAACGAGGCGGAATTCTCTGTGAGGCCATTTTAGGCCTGCAGATGAAGGACGTGACTGCCGGGCGGATCAAGCCGCCCCTCTGGGTGCAGGACGGGGCATCATGACGGCATTTCCGGGAAGTCTGTTGCTGGCCTACCTGATCGGGTCGATCAACTTCGCCATTCTGTTGATGAAGTGGGCCGGAAAAGGAGATCCCCGCAAGGCTTTCAGCGGCAATGCCGGCGTTATCAATGTTTTCCGTTCTACCGGATGGCGCTGGGCGGGGTTGATTCTTCTTCTGGATATGGGGAGGGCGATGCTGGTTGCCTGGATCGGCCTTTCCCTTCTACCTTTGCCGATGGTTTCCTGGAGCGGATTCGCACTTGTTCTGGGTAACTGTTTTCCCTGCTTTCATGGCTTCCGGGGGGGTAAAGGGGTCGCCGCCTATCTCGGTTTTTCCATCCTTCTGTCCCCATGGGCCGCGTTTCTTGCGGCCCTGCTGTGGGTGGCCGTTTTTCGAGGCGTGCGGATCCCCTTCGTTGCCTCCTTTGGTATGGTCTCCATCCTCGCCGCGGGCATCCTGGTTCGCTGTGGCTGGTCGGCATGGTCCCTCGCTGCCACGCTGGCGACGATCGCCCTGATTGTGCTTCGTCACAGAGCAAATATTTCTGCCTCGATCGCAAAGTCCAGATAAATCATAGCTTGCATTTCCTATCGAAATCATGGCAAATACGAAGCAGGCGAATCAGAATAAAATGACCTGAATAGAGGGGGATAGACATATGTGGGAGTACACGGACAAGGTTAAAGAGCATTTTTTAGAACCCCACAACGTGGGAGAAGTGGAAAATCCCGACGGGGTAGCGGAAGTCGGCTCCATTGCCTGTGGCGACGCACTCCGCCTTACGTTCAAATTGGATGAGAACAAGCGCATCAAGGAAGCGAAATTCAAGACCTTCGGCTGCGCCAGCGCCATTGCATCCGCGTCGGCCCTGACGGAGTTGGTCAAGGGGCTTACCGTCGAAGAGGCGGAAAAGATCACCAATCAGGATATTGCCGCTTATCTGGGGGGGCTTCCTGAGGAAAAGATGCATTGCTCCGTCCTCGGTCAGCAGGCCCTGGAAAAGGCGATCTCTTATTACCGGGGAGGACCGTCGGCGTCGGAGGCAAAAGAAGGAGAGATCATCTGTGAATGTTTCGGCGTGACGGATCGGGAAATCGAAAAGGCCATCAAGGAAAATAACCTGTCGACCGTGGAAGACGTGACCAACTATACCAAGGCGGGAGGCGGCTGTGGTAATTGCCACGACAGGATTCAGGAGATCATCGACCGGGTCCGGGCCGAGGTCCGGGAGCCTGTGCGGCCGAAAATGACGAACATTCAGAAGATCCGCATGATCGAGGAAGTCCTGGATAAGGAAATCCGGCCCTCTCTGAAGACGGATGGCGGGGACGTGGAACTCATCGATGTGGTCGGAAATCGGGTTTTGGTGGCGACCCGGGGGGCCTGCGCCGTCTGCCGGGCATCGCAACAGACGTTGAAGGGGTTTGTAGAGTTCAAACTTCGGGAACTGGTCTCGCCGGATCTCATTGTGGAGGAGGTGAAGGCATGACAGCGATCTATCTGGACAACAATGCGACCACCCAGGTGGCGGCGGAAGTGCTGGCGGCCATGCTTCCCTACTTCGGTAATTTTTACGGCAATCCCTCCAGCATGCATACCTTCGGCGGCCAGGTCGGCATCAAGGTCCGGGAAGCCCGGGAACAGGTTGCCGCCCTCCTTGGGGCGTCGCCCGATGAAATCATCTTCACCAGTTGCGGGACGGAAAGCGACAACACGGCCATTCGCTCGGCGCTTGCCACCCATCCGGATCGAAGGCACATTGTGACCAGCCGGGTGGAGCATCCGGCCATCCGTTCCCTCGGCGCGCATCTGGCCAAGGAAGGCTATCGGGTCACGGAAGTGCCCGTGGACAGTGAAGGCCGTCTCAATATGGAGATCTATGAAAAAAGCCTGACCCCCGATACGGCCGTTGCCAGCCTGATGTGGGCAAACAATGAGACAGGTGTCATCTTTCCCGTGGAGCAGGCAGCCCAGATGGCCCATGACCGCGGTATCCTCTTTCACACCGACGCCGTGCAGGCCGTCGGGAAGATCCCGATCAATCTGCAGAAAAGCGCCATCGATATGCTGTCCCTTTCCGGGCACAAACTCCATGCCCCCAAGGGGATCGGCGTCTTTTATCTGCGGCATGGCACAAGATTCTCTCCTTTCATGATCGGTGGTCACCAGGAACGGGAACGACGGGGGGGGACGGAGAACGTGCCGAGCATCATCGGACTGGGAAAGGCCTGTGAACTGGCCGCCCGGAACATGGAAGAGGAAAACACCAGGGTAAGACAGTTGCGGGATAAACTGGAGAATGAATTGCTGGCCAGGATCCCCAACTCCCGGGTCAACGGGGACCGGGTGGATCGTCTTCCCAACACCACGAACATCAGCTTTGAATTCGTGGAAGGGGAGGGCATCCTGCTCATGCTGGATCGCTACGGTATCTGTGCCTCATCCGGATCGGCCTGCACCTCGGGTTCCCTTCAGCCTTCCCATGTCCTGCGGGCCATGGGGATCCCCTTTACGATGGCCCATGGATCGATCCGCTTCAGTCTGAGCATCGAGAATAAAGAAGAGGAAATCGATCTGGTCATCGAGAACCTGCCGCAGATTATCGGGCGGTTGCGGGAGATGTCGCCCTATTGGGAGGCGGGAAAACAGGCCTGCGCTACGCCTTCTTGACCTCTTTCCTGAGGGGGTGAACGTTCGGTTCTTGAAAGAGACAAGCCCTGCAAAAAAGGACCTGACCGGATCCGGTCAGGTCCTTTTTTAATCTTTGATCCTTATCCTTTCCGGATAATCAATCGACAATATCCTTCCTTCAAAATGTTCTCATTTACCTTGCTTCCATTGAGCTTCTGGCGGTTCCGCCGCAGCCACACGAGTTCCGGTGCAATCAGGCCAAGAACACCCGGATGCTTCGTAAGACGCTTCAAAAAGTTCATTGCCCATACTCCTTCCTGTGTCAATGGTTAAATGACTTTTGCAGAATAGTGCATCACAAATTTGCATTGCGGGATTCGATCTTACTTGGATAAAGACTACAGGATGATCAGGCGTCGTGCAATCAGGGCTAGAATGATTTATTGCCGTTAAAAGTCTTACAACGAGAGGAAAAAATCCGTAGATCTGGATAAGGAGATGACTGAGGGTAAGTCTATCTTTTCCGTAGGGTGATGAAAAGGAAGAGCTTTTTCTTGAAGAAAAAGGAGGTGCAGGGCTGATCGTTGTAATGGCGAAGGCTGATGAGTCTTAAATCACACGCATAAGGAGTTTGCTCACGCCTTTTTCTACGACGGAGAGTTTTTTCGCGAGGCCATAGGAAAGATCGACATCTCGACCGGAAACAAAAGGGCCGCGATCGGTAACGGTTGCTTTAACCATTTGACCTGTCCCGGGGTTTTCCAATTCGACACGGGTTCCGAAGGGCAGATAGCGATGGGCCAGCGTTGCGGCGTTCATGTCGAAGGCGTTGCCGTTCGCCATTTTTTTACCATGATGGTTTTTCCCATACCAGCTCGCTGTTACCACCTGCTTTTTCTCGGAACTCGGAAGGCGGATCTTTATCTCCTGGCCGGCGCGCAACAGAGAGGGGTTCTGCAGGCCATTATCCTTCATGATCTCTTCAACAGGAACATTAAACTTCTTTTCTGCCAGAGCGGATAAGGTATCTCCCTCCTTGACCTTGTAAGAAATCCAACGATTGTTATTCCCTGCGCCATCTCTGACCGGGGAAGAATTTTCTTTTACAGATGCCTGAGCGTTGGCCAACGCTCCCTGGAAGGAATTGGAATTGCGGACAGAAGCGCCTTCTTTGATATACCAGCGTCCCGTCCTGCTGGAGCGATTGACGGCATTGGGGTTGATCTGCCGGAATTCATCCCAGCTTACACCGAGCAAACGAGTTACCTTTTCAATCGAATCGCCTTTTCTTATCTGATAATCCAAATCTGATCTCCAAACAGGTCAAAGTTATCTCCTGGATCGGCATGCATTATTCAAACCATTCCGTCCCTTGCCGATGCAATGATCCTCTTCTGGCCCTTGATTTCGATGAGTTGCTCCGAGAATTAAAAGAGGAAAGAAAAGGCCAGGAGGGACAGGACAATCAAGGCGTGAAGAGCGATAATTCCGATTTTGTGGTTGCAGTAGAATTCATTGCCTTTTTGAATGCGCTCAAAACCGCCGCAGAGCCGTCGAAACCGGTCAAGGGCAAGATATTTGTTGTCCGTGACGGCATCGCCCTGAAAGGCGAACATGGGTTTGACGGCATAAACGCCGTCGGTCAGAGGGCGAAAGAGGGTGTCATTGACGATTCCCTGCCAGGGTTGATAGGCCAGGGTTTCGGCGTAAGGGCGGTTCAGGGCGTAGGCATGGGCCAGACTCTGGTATCTGACTTTCCGGACGGCCGGTTCCTCGGTCTTCCGGCTGGAACGGATAAGCGCCCCGAGGAGCAGGACCTTCCAGTCGGGATGGTTCGAGAGAAACCGGGTGCATCGCTGAAGACGTTCGGGATCGAACCGGTCGAAAAGGACGTCGTCTTCAAAAACGACGATGTTTTCCGCCCCCGCTTCAAGGCCCTTACGCAGGCAGGTCATGTGAGACTCGTAGATGCCCTGTTCGACGTCAAAGGGATGGCGCTTGACCAGAACGAATTCAACTTTTCCCTTCAGCCCGACTTTTGCGAACTGGGCAGAAACCGCCTGTCGCCGATCTTCCCGTTCTTCCAGAGAGATGCAATAGATGCGGTCGAAAAAATCCCAACCGGAAGGGGCATCCTTACCGGCGACCTGTGCAGCGGCACGATCCATGACCTTTCTTTCCTCAAAGGACTTCATTTTATGACGGATCCCTCAACGGAGGAACTTCATAAAGAGCTTCCCCAGGGCATATCGAGTAACGACCCCCATGTAATGGGGGGCGCGGGCAAGCCAGGCGCCGGCAAAAAAAACGACGTAGGAAAACCCATAGGTTGCCGGACAGCCGATCACGGCGATCAGGGGTTCCTGCAGATATGCGGCAAGCATGGTCAGGGCGGCCACGGCCGGCCAGCCGATGATATAACTGAACCCCATCAGGGTCAATCCGGCAATCAACCGGGGCGTGGGACGTTCCCGGAATTCCGAGAGATCCGCCGGATGATCGAGAGCATCCCGGATATATTTGCTTCTGGAGAGGAACTCCGCAATTTTTCGGGTCATGGCGACAGGCTTTCTTCGCAGATGAGGATTTGAGGCATAGGAAAAACTGCAGCATCCACGCCAGCCCGGCCATCGATCGGGCATTCCATATTTTGAGGGGATGAAATCATTCAGCAGATTCTTGGAACCAGTTCTCCCAGGGGCAGATCGACTACCCGGGAACCGCCGATGATCGTCTGCAGAATCAGCCCTCCTCCGTCCCGCTCCCCTACAGAGCCGATAATTCGGGCATCGCGGCCATATTCGTGATTTCGCAGAACATCCAGGATTCGCTCTGCATCCGGCGCTGCACAGAAAATGGCCACTTTCCCTTCATTGGCCAGGAAGAAGGGATCAAATCCCAGGATTTCACAAACGCCTCTCACTTCTTCCCGGACGGGCAGCTCAGCCTCCCGGATCGAAAGGGACAACCCGGATTGACCGGCGATCTCAGCCAGGATGGCCCCGAGTCCACCGCGGGTCGGGTCTCTCATGCAGTGGATGTTTGGAGATGCTGCCAGGATTGAGGCAACAAGACCGTTAAGAGGTGCCGAATCGGAGCGAATCTCCGAGATCAACCCCAGCTCCTTGCGTTTGCAAAGGACGGTGGCGCCATGGTCACCGATTGTGCCGCTCACAAGGATCGCATCACCCGGTTGGATGCTTTCCACGGACAGGGGGGAAGGGTATTCGATCCTTCCGATGCCGGAGGTGTTGATAAAAAGACCGTCGGCGGCCCCGCGGGCCACAACCTTGGTGTCTCCCGTCACAATGGACACCCCAGCCGTTTTTGCCGCTTCAGCCATGGAACGGGTGATCCGTTTCAGGTCCTCCATGGGGAACCCCTCTTCGAGGATGAATCCGGCACTCAACATCAGCGGGATTCCGCCGCAGACGGAAAGGTCGTTGATGGTCCCATGGACGGCCAGTGATCCGATGTCTCCGCCGGGAAAGAAGATCGGATCGATCACATAGGAATCCGTCGTGAAGCAGAACTTCCTGTCTCCGAGAGTGACGACGGCGCTGTCTTCCAGCCGTTCAAGGCAGGCGTTCTTGAAAAAGGGGAGGAAAACCTCGGTAACGAGTTCATGGCTGAGGAGTCCTCCCCCGCCATGTTCCAGCAGAATTCGCTCTCTGTTCATCGGGTATGGCCCTGTTTCCTTTTCTATGAAAATAAATCCGGGATATTGATTATCACGATCCGTCTTTGAAGGGGAACAAGTTCTTTCCTCAAGATCCATTTCTTTCCAGACGGGTGGCGGCAATCACGGCCTGACCGAGGGCGATGCAGCCATCATTGGGGGGCAGATGCCGATGGGTATAGACAGCAAAGCCTTCTTTTTCCAACGCCTGGATCACCCCTTTCAGGAGAATGCGGTTCTGAAAACAGCCGCCGCTGAGAACGGCCTTTCCGACGCCGGTTCTTTCGCGGATATCTCCTGCCATGGCCGTCAGGGCCTTGACCAGTGAAACATGGAAACGGGAAGCGATTTTGTGCGGATCGATCCCGTAGATCCGTTCCTGAACGAGCACGTGGATAAGGGGTCGGAGATCCAGAAGGGTTCGGCCATCTTCGTAACGAAGCAGAAAGGGATAGTGCTTTTCATAGGGCACATTCGCCATGGCCTCCAGTTCCATTGCTGCCTGACCCTCGTAGCTCACCGTATGACGGATTCCCAGTAGAGCCGCCACCGCGTCGAATACGCGACCAAGGCTTGAGGCCAGTGGGCTGTTTATCCCGAAATCCATCATGGAATTGAGCAGATCGAAGTGCGGCGCGTAGTCTTGCAGGGATAAACGACCTGCGATGTTCGGCCATTCTTGTCCGTAACTTTCCCGCAGCAGGCTGGCCGCCACCCGCCAGGGTTCTCGGACCGCCTT
This window contains:
- a CDS encoding polyketide synthase dehydratase domain-containing protein; the encoded protein is MVSFPLEIPLFPSMRDHAFDGKVMFSAAELLSLTAVQVALNFPALKNIEQVEALFSRFLLLPPEERKALPVLMEVEMQTEGGITARLLSRFQSRSGAISRLREHFRVRFQKGNPTDLSPPAFDQASELAGEILDIPAERIYEELIPFGPSYRNIRGPLRLNSQGAVALLAVDNHSFPDPYPDWFPGVPLIADAAFQAACIWGQRYAGRVVFPVGFRRRCFRKDLQSEGSYLCRVYPVDTTGDMLVFDLWIYERGGILCEAILGLQMKDVTAGRIKPPLWVQDGAS
- the nifS gene encoding cysteine desulfurase NifS, whose protein sequence is MTAIYLDNNATTQVAAEVLAAMLPYFGNFYGNPSSMHTFGGQVGIKVREAREQVAALLGASPDEIIFTSCGTESDNTAIRSALATHPDRRHIVTSRVEHPAIRSLGAHLAKEGYRVTEVPVDSEGRLNMEIYEKSLTPDTAVASLMWANNETGVIFPVEQAAQMAHDRGILFHTDAVQAVGKIPINLQKSAIDMLSLSGHKLHAPKGIGVFYLRHGTRFSPFMIGGHQERERRGGTENVPSIIGLGKACELAARNMEEENTRVRQLRDKLENELLARIPNSRVNGDRVDRLPNTTNISFEFVEGEGILLMLDRYGICASSGSACTSGSLQPSHVLRAMGIPFTMAHGSIRFSLSIENKEEEIDLVIENLPQIIGRLREMSPYWEAGKQACATPS
- a CDS encoding acyl-CoA thioesterase; this translates as MRPSPFHGEPFQGKHPDGTAIYVRDVSTGLVWHRCSYRTLYADTDRSQVVYHANYLRYFEFGRGSLMRDAAYPYREIEAGGHVYPVIEMGAVFYSPLFYDDTMWIHTRPAALERVKLQFDYLITRSETEEVICTGFTRHCALNGCGIPVKIDSKTVQLWNSFPR
- a CDS encoding beta-ketoacyl-[acyl-carrier-protein] synthase family protein; the protein is MKVPKNRRVYVIGYGAATPLGATFVKSWERAVRGEAGFRKVTRCEVRTLSDVVGEIPDWDPRALDFVDEKELYNWNAAFVILTMAVCQEALRHAGLPMDSGTAPRTACLVGSALNGLDAFRIAVNRLEQKGPRHVSPYLLPNLCANVPAGKAGILLGFTGPIFSPQGACASGNHAIGLAARMIRDGDCDFALAGGVEMPLLPEIILGFANMTATVKVSSRDRAWQNPALASRPFSIDRKGFVLSEGAGVVVLAAEEKLATYGLRPRAEVLGVGWASDAWHFTEPNPETIVRTIREAIEDAGLGVADIQYVNAHGTSTPKGDRVEVECLKEVFGTRLKDIPISANKSQIGHTLGAAAAIDAALTIEGMQRGILLPTINYLPDPELEAYDFVPHEARRQQVELALSNAFGFGGTNCCLIFRGVS
- a CDS encoding septal ring lytic transglycosylase RlpA family protein produces the protein MDYQIRKGDSIEKVTRLLGVSWDEFRQINPNAVNRSSRTGRWYIKEGASVRNSNSFQGALANAQASVKENSSPVRDGAGNNNRWISYKVKEGDTLSALAEKKFNVPVEEIMKDNGLQNPSLLRAGQEIKIRLPSSEKKQVVTASWYGKNHHGKKMANGNAFDMNAATLAHRYLPFGTRVELENPGTGQMVKATVTDRGPFVSGRDVDLSYGLAKKLSVVEKGVSKLLMRVI
- the nifU gene encoding Fe-S cluster assembly protein NifU, giving the protein MWEYTDKVKEHFLEPHNVGEVENPDGVAEVGSIACGDALRLTFKLDENKRIKEAKFKTFGCASAIASASALTELVKGLTVEEAEKITNQDIAAYLGGLPEEKMHCSVLGQQALEKAISYYRGGPSASEAKEGEIICECFGVTDREIEKAIKENNLSTVEDVTNYTKAGGGCGNCHDRIQEIIDRVRAEVREPVRPKMTNIQKIRMIEEVLDKEIRPSLKTDGGDVELIDVVGNRVLVATRGACAVCRASQQTLKGFVEFKLRELVSPDLIVEEVKA
- a CDS encoding VPLPA-CTERM sorting domain-containing protein, which translates into the protein MKKIIMFFILTAGMFFFGFTHNGMATTLTYHATADNEFYMYISTSPAVNGDQIAYGNNWGATYSGTVNLTAGNTLYLHVYGINWGGPGSFIGDFTLSDSGFAFANGSQTLVTDGTYWTVTTSPDWTTGSTAASTYGYNGVGPWGYHSDIASNAQWIWTTDYNGSPAYLSTTLTASAVPIPAAFWLLGSGLVGLVGMRRRITSKLS
- a CDS encoding glycerol-3-phosphate acyltransferase: MTAFPGSLLLAYLIGSINFAILLMKWAGKGDPRKAFSGNAGVINVFRSTGWRWAGLILLLDMGRAMLVAWIGLSLLPLPMVSWSGFALVLGNCFPCFHGFRGGKGVAAYLGFSILLSPWAAFLAALLWVAVFRGVRIPFVASFGMVSILAAGILVRCGWSAWSLAATLATIALIVLRHRANISASIAKSR
- the hypE gene encoding hydrogenase expression/formation protein HypE, whose protein sequence is MNRERILLEHGGGGLLSHELVTEVFLPFFKNACLERLEDSAVVTLGDRKFCFTTDSYVIDPIFFPGGDIGSLAVHGTINDLSVCGGIPLMLSAGFILEEGFPMEDLKRITRSMAEAAKTAGVSIVTGDTKVVARGAADGLFINTSGIGRIEYPSPLSVESIQPGDAILVSGTIGDHGATVLCKRKELGLISEIRSDSAPLNGLVASILAASPNIHCMRDPTRGGLGAILAEIAGQSGLSLSIREAELPVREEVRGVCEILGFDPFFLANEGKVAIFCAAPDAERILDVLRNHEYGRDARIIGSVGERDGGGLILQTIIGGSRVVDLPLGELVPRIC